One window from the genome of Leishmania panamensis strain MHOM/PA/94/PSC-1 chromosome 13 sequence encodes:
- a CDS encoding mitochondrial processing peptidase alpha subunit, putative (TriTrypDB/GeneDB-style sysID: LpmP.13.0760) — protein sequence MLRRVVTSAPAAATAASAVQVRSIYEYKFGQVPLTQPFGGTSRMPPHHPSNPVPAVAGKVEITKLHNGARVITHNLGGPSVSVGAYILAGPVYDPPSAPGAGAMLHLALTTSNFNNSLFQLDRNIRSVGAAQTHFEKNKHHIGIRIDARADKWRSTASTSSRTQRRQLQNQKQAEQHLPLNLVQDNIFTCIAAPRFHESDLERFRDTVDNQVEELRWQYPAEYAKQMLETVAFYCEPLGNPRFVPAISNSLITSSVLLEQYSRYVVPSRIVIAGVNVDHAALIAEYENTPFPHSASAPHHASAQPCKVNSKDEAAQYTGGERHDHEDRPKAMGTKPDMNTESIVAIGWLAYGKDKKMVKDHASSMVVKALIDIELNDSMRYARDETHEHMCLRAFYCPYQTAGLIGFTVKAEPQAAVRMVTDTVKMVRAKKAAAADSVLSVAKKMAKTQFMVQHADTIRDYCDYLGTCLPMESDSTVATSLEEVVDAINSVNAADVAKVYEKMFANTASLYSHGEVLGFPSMRQMGL from the coding sequence ATGCTCCGTCGTGTAGTAACTTCGGCTccagcggcggccaccgcagccaGCGCTGTGCAGGTTCGCAGCATCTACGAGTACAAGTTCGGCCAGGTCCCACTGACCCAACCGTTTGGCGGCACCTCTCGCATGCCGCCTCACCACCCATCGAACCCTGTCCCGGCGGTGGCCGGGAAGGTGGAGATCACGAAGCTGCACAACGGCGCGCGTGTCATCACGCACAACCTCGGTGGCCCGTCGGTGTCGGTTGGCGCCTACATACTCGCCGGCCCCGTGTACGACCCACCAAGCGCGCCGGGTGCTGGCGCCATGCTGCACCTTGCCCTGACAACGAGTAACTTCAATAATTCGCTATTCCAGCTCGACCGAAACATCCGCAGCGTCGGTGCCGCTCAAACGCACTTCGAGAAAAACAAGCACCACATCGGCATCCGCATCGACGCCCGCGCTGACAAGTGGAGGAGCACAGCGTCGACGTCGtcgcgcacgcagcggcgtcagctGCAGAATCAAAAGCAAGcggagcagcacctcccGCTGAACCTTGTACAGGACAACATCTTCACCTGCATCGCCGCCCCGCGCTTCCACGAGTCGGACTTGGAGCGCTTCCGGGACACCGTCGACAACCAGGTCGAGGAGCTCCGCTGGCAGTACCCGGCCGAGTACGCGAAGCAGATGCTGGAGACAGTCGCCTTCTACTGTGAACCGCTCGGCAACCCGCGCTTCGTGCCGGCGATCAGCAACAGTCTCATCACCAGcagcgtgctgctcgagcagTACAGCCGCTATGTCGTGCCGTCGCGCATCGTTATCGCTGGCGTCAACGTCGACCACGCCGCGCTGATTGCCGAGTACGAGAACACCCCGTTCCCGCACTCCGCCTCCGCGCCGCACCACGCCAGCGCGCAGCCGTGCAAGGTGAACTCGAAGGATGAGGCCGCCCAGTACACTGGCGGCGAGCGCCACGACCACGAAGACCGTCCCAAGGCAATGGGCACGAAGCCGGACATGAACACGGAGTCTATCGTTGCCATCGGCTGGCTCGCGTACGGCAAGGACAAGAAGATGGTGAAGGACCACGCCTCCTCGATGGTGGTAAAGGCGCTGATCGACATCGAACTCAACGACTCCATGCGCTATGCACGTGACGAGACGCACGAGCACATGTGTCTGCGCGCCTTCTATTGCCCCTACCAAACGGCTGGTCTCATTGGCTTCACGGTAAAGGCAGAACCGCAGGCAGCGGTACGCATGGTGACGGACACTGTGAAGATGGTGCGGGCGAAgaaggccgctgctgcggactCGGTGCTGTCCGTGGCCAAGAAAATGGCAAAAACCCAGTTCATGGTGCAGCATGCCGATACCATCCGCGACTACTGTGACTACCTCGGTACCTGTCTCCCGATGGAGAGTGACTCGACCGTAGCTACGTCGCTCGAAGAGGTGGTCGACGCCATCAACTCCGTCAACGCGGCAGATGTGGCGAAGGTGTACGAGAAGATGTTCGCGAACACCGCCAGCCTTTACTCCCACGGCGAGGTGCTCGGCTTTCCTTCCATGCGCCAGATGGGTCTGTAG
- a CDS encoding hypothetical protein (TriTrypDB/GeneDB-style sysID: LpmP.13.0770) — MSGQIFLYISNGRTLWVPRHTPSPTETKPVCMLTYVTPMELSRSFYLFDYAVQVVENAQMAAMNPNAKTPNEVLAAVNDFRRVCAEDQNFLLQRCYNSPAQQQQQQPQQQPQQQQQQQQVNAYPSPYSSSPSQQQLMMSPAITSGYSGGNNSAGTTGGMDSAALLTQLLQQQRQQSRMISGDNTNTQGYQGNDTGGAFGYNNDSRNYYGGDRGRGDRRMQSSPYGSNMGYSQNMVMMQGGMPRQQQQPMMMGYNHMNPYGMNPMMMYGGGPGQMYPNVRGGAMRRSNYGDAMMMMQQQPGMYGNRRGMGNHSQSQQQSRMGAMVRNEPEPINIDGVTVPEEIKAVYMNPAQQLVIATMPGPHMTVWLREHPYPTDLQDKKFVFGKKGICLMLKASFEEVKESKPVELFPKQICTHFFIYGYCSRTNCFHEHHTEDQLRELIAARHVQLKAMTKVQRHQLIDEIEQKEKEGLAAAAAHREEREKKRAEAAAEREARRQQRLQQQSQPSQIYASSSAPNTQPNPSQDIGSDNEDDDATTLGGAGSSQQQPSANPSLADTIANSPSQDPQAVSTGAGEATAEAPKTPANSDVAAKLGITDSDDEDGDDSTSSASGSSSTSNAKAKTDADAPGDEGDTDEDHDDAEDEEQQEEEEEEDPKAKKSKAKKPAPKKRGRAAAPKKATKRAKK; from the coding sequence ATGTCAGGCCAGATCTTCCTCTATATCTCGAACGGGCGCACCCTGTGGGTGCCGCGTCACACGCCCTCGCCCACCGAGACAAAGCCCGTCTGCATGCTCACTTACGTGACGCCGATGGAACTCTCTCGATCCTTTTACCTCTTCGACTACGCagtgcaggtggtggagaacgCGCAGATGGCGGCCATGAACCCGAACGCCAAGACGCCGAAcgaggtgctggcggcggtgaatgACTTCCGTCGTGTCTGCGCCGAAGATCAAAACTTCTTACTTCAGCGCTGCTACAACTCAcctgcccagcagcagcagcagcagcctcagcaacagcctcagcagcagcagcagcagcagcaagtaAACGCCTACCCAAGCCCTTACTCGTCGAGCCCTTCCCAGCAACAGCTAATGATGTCGCCCGCGATCACCTCGGGCTACAGCGGTGGCAACAACAGCGCGGGAACCACCGGCGGTATGGACTCGGCAGCCCTCCTCActcagctgcttcagcagcagcgccagcagtcTCGGATGATCAGCGGCGACAACACGAACACCCAGGGCTACCAGGGCAACGATACCGGTGGCGCCTTCGGCTACAACAATGACAGCCGCAACTACTATGGTGGCGACCGCGGCCGTGGCGATCGCCGCATGCAGAGTAGCCCCTATGGCAGCAACATGGGCTACTCGCAGAACATGGTGATGATGCAGGGCGGTAtgcctcggcagcagcagcagccgatgATGATGGGCTACAACCACATGAATCCCTATGGCATGAACCCAATGATGATGTATGGCGGTGGCCCCGGCCAAATGTACCCCAacgtgcgcggcggcgccatgcGCCGCAGCAACTACGGCGACGCCATGATgatgatgcagcagcagcccggCATGTACGGCAATCGCCGTGGCATGGGTAACCActcgcagtcgcagcagcaatcGCGGATGGGCGCGATGGTGCGAAACGAGCCGGAGCCGATCAACATCGACGGTGTTACGGTGCCCGAGGAAATCAAGGCGGTGTACATGAAccctgcgcagcagctcgtgaTCGCGACGATGCCGGGTCCGCACATGACGGTGTGGCTGCGCGAGCACCCTTACCCGACAGACCTGCAGGACAAGAAGTTCGTCTTTGGCAAGAAGGGTATCTGCCTGATGCTGAAGGCCTCCTTCGAGGaagtgaaggagagcaagCCGGTAGAGCTTTTCCCGAAGCAAATCTGCACGCACTTCTTCATCTACGGCTACTGCTCGCGCACCAACTGTTTTCATGAGCACCACACTGAGGATCAGCTTCGGGAGCTGATCGCGGCGCGGCATGTGCAGCTGAAAGCTATGACAAAAgtgcagcgccatcagctTATTGATGAGATTGagcagaaggaaaaggagggcctcgccgcggcggcggcgcaccgagaggagcgagaaaaaaagcgcgcagaggcagctgcCGAGCGGGAGGCCcgtcgtcagcagcgcctgcagcagcaatcGCAGCCAAGCCAGATATacgcctcctcgtctgcACCCAACACACAGCCGAATCCGTCGCAAGACATCGGCAGCGAcaacgaggacgacgacgccacgACGCTGGGTGGGGCCGgcagcagccagcagcagcctagCGCGAACCCGTCCCTGGCGGACACGATAGCGAACAGTCCCTCACAGGACCCCCAGGCAGTGTCGACGGGGGCCGGTGAGGCTACGGCAGAGGCCCCCAAGACGCCTGCAAACAGCGACGTCGCAGCGAAGCTCGGCATCACCGATAGTGACGACGAAGACGGCGATGACTCTACCTCGTctgccagcggcagcagctccacaagCAACGCGAAGGCTAAGACGGACGCGGACGCGCCAGGAGACGAAGGGGACACCGACGAGGATCACGACGACGCTGAGGATGAGGAAcagcaggaagaagaggaagaagaggatcCCAAAGCCAAGAAGTCCAAGGCGAAGAAGCCGGCTCCGAAGAAGCGCGGTCGCGCGGCCGCGCCGAAGAAGGCAACGAAACGCGCCAAAAAGTAG
- a CDS encoding hypothetical protein (TriTrypDB/GeneDB-style sysID: LpmP.13.0790), translating to MPRHRPSSSRGGDGSDRCGRYAAVVEKGENAWKREWSRFISGVNLKRLRDGTSGVALKASADIERQLVAHDTAPAFLPVSSTPGSGEGDAEVNNDDTPLGAIASHASFSYLFSSAAERRAERDARDRAEKERRQAHKRELMAKKDPLSVLSKHQRAMHDAEQRGLRLDGMTRKERRDFLHLTVTEAQRKAEVQSREFKLHDLMDERVAWYQQGPHPIDLIAEKLVRRKAEKKAKQLGLKYNYLAPHPSWLAKRAQRRRESLLVGLGKRLVFSERVVGESDDDDTVVPASEVMVTDPLRHLTVPLRKMGLLLGQHDSAPPSAAAIADPGADADAVGEAATGSSSDGNVGEGREADREEAQVVGDKAGGKQRRDTASTQEEAAPASSASVGAGRSRNSLPAKHTDGETDDDAAQVRLPDVIVLQDPSRIATSFVRSVVRDRTTALAIQQLNRTTNFLSSGLVKGPSLHPGDALLENCVPVRDLGAPPAATTTTALMPSPKSSATPPKRPSSVKAGKKAAAASRRSSTASSDCKRVRAADDDEGDKRRRRRLGADASASELQAKESKLTTLPSARPHIAPTYTGPFKSAKSAAAAAPCKPKKAK from the coding sequence GAGCGGCGTGGCGCTGAAGGCCTCGGCCGACATCGAGCGCCAGCTGGTAGCGCACGATACAGCACCAGCGTTCTTGCCAGTGTCCAGTACGCCTGGCAGTGGTGAGGGCGACGCGGAAGTGAACAATGATGACACTCCATTGGGGGCGATCGCCAGCCACGCCAGCTTCTCgtacctcttctcctcggcGGCTGAGCGGCGCGCCGAGCGGGACGCGCGCGACCGGGCTGAGAAGGAGCGCCGCCAAGCCCATAAGCGCGAGCTAATGGCCAAGAAGGACCCCTTGAGCGTGCTGAGCAAACATCAGCGCGCCATGCACGACGCCGAGCAACGCGGGCTACGGCTTGATGGCATGACACGGAAGGAGCGACGTGACTTTCTTCACCTGACAGTGACGGAGGCGCAGAGGAAGGCAGAGGTGCAGTCGCGCGAGTTCAAGCTGCACGACTTGATGGATGAAAGGGTGGCTTGGTACCAGCAAGGGCCGCACCCAATCGATCTCATTGCTGAGAAGCTGGTGCGCCGtaaggcggagaagaaggcTAAGCAGCTGGGGCTCAAGTATAACTACTTGGCCCCGCACCCGTCCTGGCTCGCAAAGCGTGCGCAACGCCGTCGCGAGAGCCTGCTCGTTGGTCTCGGCAAGCGTCTTGTCTTCTCGGAGAGAGTCGTGGGCgagagcgacgacgacgatacAGTTGTGCCTGCGAGCGAGGTCATGGTAACGGACCCGCTCCGCCACCTCACGGTGCCCTTGCGGAAGATGGGCCTGCTGCTCGGGCAGCACGATTCTGCGCCGCCATCTGCAGCTGCCATCGCTGATCCGGGCGCTGACGCTGATGCTGTGGGAGAGGCAGCAAccggtagcagcagcgatggcaatgtaggagagggaagggaagcagacagggaggaggcgcaggtCGTGGGTGATAAAGCCGGTGGCAAGCAGCGACGCGACACCGCGAGCACTcaggaggaggctgcgccAGCTTCCTCTGCTTCCGTCGGCGCTGGACGATCGAGGAACTCCCTTCCAGCGAAACACACTGACGGCGAGacggacgacgacgcggcaCAGGTCAGACTTCCAGACGTCATTGTGCTGCAAGACCCGTCCCGCATCGCCACATCCTTTGTGCGCAGCGTAGTGCGGGATCGCACGACAGCGTTGGCGATTCAGCAATTAAACCGCACGACCAACTTCCTCAGTTCGGGATTGGTGAAAGGTCCTAGTCTACACCCGGGGGATGCGTTACTGGAGAATTGTGTTCCCGTGCGGGACCTCGGCGCACCCCCGGCGGCAACGACCACGACAGCATTGATGCCCTCTCCGAAAAGTAGTGCCACCCCACCAAAGCGGCCTTCATCTGTGAAAGCCGGCAAGaaggctgcggctgcctcgaggcgctcctccaccgccagcagcgactgcaagCGTGTCCGTGCGGCAGATGATGATGAGGGCGACaagcgtcgtcgccgccgtctcggCGCTGACGCGAGCGCCTCAGAGTTGCAGGCCAAAGAGTCGAAGCTCACCACATTGCCATCTGCGCGCCCCCACATTGCACCCACCTACACTGGCCCCTTCAAGTCGGCCaagtcagcagcagcggcagcccctTGCAAACCCAAGAAGGCCAAATAA
- a CDS encoding hypothetical protein (TriTrypDB/GeneDB-style sysID: LpmP.13.0780), producing MFKQRDNEYHSPMTVDPSGAGATTSASLLDRVGTGKVASPFLDGPAVAAGSRKRGRDIRGLDRFRSVVYGEDGFRRLHAMVARNPVLMYPPDGIEAARARVLGRKAELQSALDRNAHNRGPDGDGDDDDVFALFEARQRAEIDAHRAAEDEDESGQRASEHAPQPSSLASICHDNELATHHHKQLDSYLRLLYEFNHVTFAKLPMEDTLQLLSRCGKESVAHIVEYETQVRLRRQSRIRELDELRQEQTALEGRHLAAEDAEDARVVQFAEQRQAELDLELDKDVTKAVPLDDGNADEDVTAIPETDVPSAHLTAFVVDGGLEGDMGE from the coding sequence ATGTTTAAGCAGCGAGACAACGAGTACCACTCGCCCATGACGGTCGATCCATCCGGCGCCGGGGCCACCACATCCGCAAGCCTCCTCGATAGAGTGGGAACAGGCAAAGTCGCTAGCCCATTCCTCGACGGCCCGGCTGTCGCCGCGGGGTCGCGCAAGCGCGGCCGCGATATTCGCGGCCTGGACCGCTTCCGCTCCGTTGTGTACGGCGAAGACGGCTTCCGTCGCCTGCACGCCATGGTCGCGCGCAATCCCGTTCTCATGTATCCCCCAGACGGCATCGAGGCGGcccgcgcgcgtgtgctgggGCGGAAAGCGGAGCTACAGAGCGCACTCGACCGCAACGCGCACAATCGCGGCCcggacggcgatggcgacgatgATGACGTGTTTGCCCTATTTGAAGCCCGACAGCGCGCCGAAATCGATGCTCATCGTGCcgcagaggacgaggatgagTCAGGGCAGCGGGCCAGCGagcacgcgccacagcccTCGAGCCTCGCCTCGATCTGCCACGACAACGAACTGGCCACCCATCACCACAAGCAGCTGGACAGCTACCTACGCCTACTCTACGAGTTCAACCACGTGACGTTTGCAAAGCTGCCGATGGAGGAtactctgcagctgctgtcgcggTGCGGCAAGGAGTCTGTCGCCCACATCGTTGAGTACGAAAcgcaggtgcggctgcgtcggCAGTCACGCATCAGAGAGCTGgacgagctgcggcaggagcaGACGGCGCTGGAGGGGCGACACCTCGCTGCTGAGGACGCCGAGGATGCCCGAGTTGTCCAGTTCgccgagcagcggcaagcagAGCTCGACCTGGAGCTGGACAAGGACGTCACTAAGGCGGTGCCGCTCGATGATGGCAACGCAGATGAAGACGTGACGGCGATCCCCGAAACGGACGTGCCATCCGCGCACTTGACCGCCTTCGTCGTGGACGGCGGCCTGGAGGGGGACATGGGCGAATAA